One part of the Sulfolobus tengchongensis genome encodes these proteins:
- the hisG gene encoding ATP phosphoribosyltransferase, with product MKIAIPNKGRLQQPTLQFLQSVGIKSLASDDRALIVPTSWEGVQLVMIRTEDIPNIVESGAAELGITGHDYVIESNADVEELIKLDFGKSKIVLAIPQNWSINSVEELKGKEIRIATKYYNIAREYVTKKELNAKIVKISGAAEVMPSLGASDAIIDVMSTGTTLKLHGLKPIDNVMESYAVVIGNRNWIKSDEADKINLLLTMMKGALAAKGKKMIFMNVPDSKLDEVINSLPAMLAPAITRLSRSDVWEVITVADEDILPEIIAKVKAAGARDIVVVDIEKVVK from the coding sequence TTGAAAATAGCAATCCCAAATAAAGGGAGATTACAACAGCCTACTCTACAATTTTTACAATCTGTAGGTATAAAGTCTTTAGCAAGTGACGATAGAGCGTTAATAGTACCAACTAGCTGGGAGGGAGTTCAACTAGTTATGATTAGAACTGAGGACATACCAAATATTGTAGAAAGTGGGGCTGCAGAACTAGGAATAACTGGACATGATTACGTCATAGAAAGTAATGCAGATGTTGAAGAATTGATCAAGCTAGATTTTGGAAAATCCAAAATAGTTTTAGCCATACCACAAAACTGGAGTATAAATTCCGTCGAGGAGTTAAAGGGAAAGGAAATAAGAATAGCAACAAAATATTACAATATAGCGAGAGAATATGTAACAAAAAAAGAGTTAAATGCTAAAATAGTAAAAATAAGTGGAGCAGCTGAAGTAATGCCCTCATTAGGGGCTTCTGATGCTATAATTGATGTTATGAGTACTGGTACAACTCTAAAACTACATGGATTAAAGCCGATTGATAACGTGATGGAATCTTATGCAGTAGTAATAGGGAACAGAAATTGGATAAAAAGTGATGAAGCTGACAAGATTAATTTACTTCTCACGATGATGAAGGGGGCATTAGCTGCTAAGGGTAAAAAGATGATATTTATGAATGTTCCGGATAGTAAACTAGATGAAGTAATAAACTCATTACCGGCCATGCTCGCACCAGCAATTACTAGACTAAGCAGATCAGATGTGTGGGAAGTAATAACAGTCGCTGATGAGGATATATTACCAGAAATTATAGCAAAAGTAAAAGCAGCAGGTGCTAGAGATATTGTCGTAGTTGATATAGAAAAAGTGGTGAAATAG
- the serS gene encoding serine--tRNA ligase, with protein MSWSILELLRKNPDELKNNLKKRFIDISLVDKAVELDKKWRQVLQEVEKLRHQHNVLSSQISKSTGEERKKKIEESKNLLKVLEEKEKELEEIENERDRLLSSLPNIIADDVPIGPDDTYNIPIKFWGKFKVYENDLEEFLKQTAGIKVNYEVIKWKPKGHAEMLEDVLRLGNTLKASEVSGSRFYYLFNDLVWLDFSLLLFAIDYMTQQGYTLVLPPYMLRGEVIQSVIDLDTFKDAIYKIENEDLYLIATAEHPIAAMFFKEEIEKDKLPLKFAGISPAFRKEAGAANKDLKGIFRVHQFHKVEQFIFSSPEDSWKYHAELLLNAENIFQQLELPYRIVNIASGDLGACAAKKFDLEVWMPAQAKFREMVSCSNCTDWQAFRMKIRYVDRKNNKKGYVHTLNSTAIASTRTITAILENYQREDGVVEIPKVLRKYLEIFPKAPKDYIYPLKNKII; from the coding sequence ATGTCTTGGAGTATCCTAGAGCTTTTGCGAAAAAATCCGGATGAACTCAAAAATAATCTGAAAAAAAGATTTATAGACATTTCACTAGTTGATAAAGCGGTTGAATTAGATAAGAAGTGGAGGCAAGTATTACAAGAAGTTGAAAAGTTAAGACACCAGCATAATGTGTTAAGTTCTCAGATTTCCAAAAGTACTGGCGAAGAGAGAAAAAAGAAAATAGAAGAAAGTAAAAACTTATTGAAGGTTCTAGAAGAGAAGGAGAAGGAGTTAGAAGAAATAGAAAACGAAAGAGACAGATTACTGTCCTCTTTACCAAATATAATAGCTGACGATGTTCCAATTGGCCCTGACGATACTTACAATATACCCATAAAGTTCTGGGGAAAATTTAAGGTTTATGAAAATGATCTTGAAGAGTTCCTTAAGCAAACTGCAGGCATTAAAGTAAATTACGAAGTTATAAAGTGGAAACCTAAGGGACACGCAGAAATGCTTGAAGACGTTCTACGTTTAGGAAATACTTTAAAGGCCTCAGAGGTTTCTGGCTCCAGATTTTACTATCTGTTTAATGATTTAGTTTGGTTAGATTTCTCTTTGCTACTGTTTGCAATAGATTACATGACACAACAAGGATATACATTGGTCTTACCGCCCTATATGCTAAGAGGGGAGGTAATTCAATCCGTAATTGACCTAGATACTTTCAAAGATGCAATATACAAGATAGAAAATGAGGATCTATACTTAATTGCTACGGCAGAACATCCAATAGCAGCAATGTTCTTTAAAGAGGAAATAGAAAAAGATAAGTTACCTCTGAAATTTGCTGGAATAAGCCCTGCTTTCAGGAAAGAAGCGGGGGCTGCAAATAAGGACTTAAAAGGTATCTTCAGAGTTCATCAGTTCCATAAGGTTGAACAGTTTATATTTTCATCACCTGAAGACAGCTGGAAATATCACGCTGAATTATTATTGAATGCAGAAAATATATTCCAACAACTTGAATTACCGTATAGGATTGTAAATATCGCGTCTGGAGATTTGGGTGCATGTGCAGCTAAGAAGTTCGACTTAGAAGTTTGGATGCCAGCTCAGGCTAAATTCAGAGAAATGGTAAGTTGTAGCAATTGTACAGATTGGCAAGCTTTCAGAATGAAAATAAGATATGTTGATAGAAAGAATAATAAGAAAGGTTATGTACACACATTAAATAGTACAGCAATTGCAAGTACAAGAACTATTACTGCAATTCTGGAAAACTACCAAAGAGAAGATGGCGTTGTAGAAATTCCTAAAGTTTTAAGAAAATATCTGGAAATATTTCCTAAAGCACCTAAAGATTATATATACCCCCTAAAAAATAAGATAATTTGA
- the hisA gene encoding 1-(5-phosphoribosyl)-5-((5-phosphoribosylamino)methylideneamino)imidazole-4-carboxamide isomerase produces the protein MQSIIPSIDISSGKAVKRVRGIKGTGLVLGDPINVAKKIYDEGYTHIHIVDLDAAEGVGNNEEKIREICRIGFDWIQVGGGIRDKEKAERLISFGATALIFSTIIFTDYNLFIQLVNEVGRDKVLASIDYDDTRSVLIRGWKEKSIDIYNAIKKINELKLLGIILTYVTNEGTTKGIDSNVKEYAKSIEGLKEYAGGVSSDSDVHYLKKVGFDYVIVGMAFYLNKLGDLS, from the coding sequence GTGCAGAGTATAATACCCAGTATTGATATAAGTTCTGGAAAAGCTGTAAAGAGAGTTAGAGGAATTAAGGGAACTGGATTGGTTCTAGGCGACCCAATAAACGTTGCTAAAAAAATTTACGATGAGGGATATACTCACATACACATTGTAGACTTAGATGCTGCTGAAGGTGTCGGTAATAATGAGGAGAAAATTAGGGAAATTTGCAGAATAGGATTTGATTGGATACAGGTAGGTGGGGGTATACGAGATAAAGAAAAAGCTGAAAGGTTAATCTCGTTTGGAGCTACTGCTTTAATTTTTTCTACTATTATTTTTACGGATTATAATTTATTTATACAGTTAGTTAATGAAGTAGGTAGAGATAAAGTGTTAGCATCAATAGATTATGACGATACTAGAAGCGTTTTAATAAGAGGATGGAAGGAGAAATCTATAGATATTTATAATGCAATAAAGAAAATAAATGAACTTAAATTACTAGGAATAATATTAACCTACGTTACAAACGAGGGAACCACAAAAGGAATTGATTCTAACGTTAAAGAATATGCGAAGAGCATAGAAGGATTGAAAGAATATGCAGGTGGAGTATCGTCAGATTCAGACGTACATTATCTAAAAAAGGTAGGATTTGATTACGTAATAGTTGGAATGGCTTTCTACTTGAATAAATTAGGGGATTTAAGTTGA
- the hisE gene encoding phosphoribosyl-ATP diphosphatase, protein MSSIIIDDLYKIIIDRIDKKPAGSYTVEIVNKGKAYVARKVGEESVEVIVASLSEGRERFISEVADLLYHLLVLMAIEGVTPEDIYKELERRRK, encoded by the coding sequence ATGAGTAGTATAATAATTGATGACTTATATAAGATAATAATTGATAGAATAGATAAAAAACCAGCAGGTAGCTATACTGTGGAAATAGTAAATAAAGGAAAAGCATACGTGGCAAGAAAAGTTGGAGAGGAATCTGTGGAGGTGATTGTGGCCTCATTATCTGAAGGAAGAGAGAGATTTATAAGTGAGGTAGCTGATCTCCTCTATCATCTATTAGTACTGATGGCAATAGAAGGAGTTACCCCAGAGGACATATACAAGGAGCTGGAGAGGAGAAGAAAATGA
- the hisD gene encoding histidinol dehydrogenase → MISHNLPETRPNDFTKVIPIVKDIIESVKTKGDNAIYELTEKLDKVKISNIKVSKEELNTQASKVDSKVKEAIDIAYEQLKAFHEMLVPPNIGGGYQGISFGVVWKSIEKVGIYVPSGKYSYPSTLLMAGIPAKVAKVKEIYVASPPNQEGTINPALAYVAIKLGVNEVYKVGGAQAIAALAYGTESVKKVYKIVGPGNIYVQAAKYLVSDVVSVDGIEGPTELVIIADQSAKYDYVVLDMKAQAEHGPNTFIVLLSDSEELIRKVEEKVRDDEKVYYIIRTSNIEEAIEIANRIAPEHLSLYVKDPSSVIDKIVNAGAISLGVTPPALIDYVAGPNHILPTNGWAKVRGGITIYDFIKPIMYANLRDINRQLLDASITLANYEGFVTHAKSIGVRYE, encoded by the coding sequence TTGATATCCCATAACTTACCAGAAACTAGACCTAATGATTTCACTAAGGTAATCCCTATAGTTAAGGACATAATTGAAAGTGTAAAAACTAAAGGTGATAATGCAATCTACGAGCTAACTGAAAAATTAGATAAGGTGAAAATAAGTAACATTAAAGTAAGTAAAGAAGAGCTAAATACTCAAGCTTCAAAGGTTGATAGTAAGGTTAAAGAGGCTATAGATATAGCCTATGAGCAGCTAAAGGCATTTCATGAAATGTTAGTCCCACCCAATATTGGTGGTGGATATCAAGGAATATCGTTTGGCGTAGTATGGAAAAGTATAGAAAAAGTGGGAATATATGTTCCCTCTGGCAAGTACTCTTATCCATCTACCTTATTAATGGCAGGAATACCTGCTAAAGTAGCGAAAGTAAAGGAGATCTATGTTGCGTCCCCTCCCAATCAAGAAGGCACAATAAACCCAGCATTAGCTTATGTTGCAATCAAGCTTGGAGTCAATGAAGTATATAAGGTAGGTGGTGCACAAGCAATAGCAGCATTAGCTTATGGAACTGAGAGTGTAAAGAAGGTCTATAAAATTGTAGGCCCAGGTAATATTTACGTTCAAGCAGCTAAATATCTAGTAAGCGATGTTGTTAGTGTTGATGGTATTGAGGGACCAACTGAATTGGTTATAATAGCAGATCAGAGTGCAAAATATGATTACGTAGTTTTGGATATGAAAGCCCAAGCTGAGCATGGTCCTAATACATTTATAGTGTTACTATCTGATAGTGAAGAATTGATAAGGAAAGTAGAGGAGAAAGTCAGAGACGATGAAAAAGTATATTATATAATAAGAACTTCAAATATAGAAGAAGCTATCGAAATTGCTAATAGGATAGCGCCAGAACATCTATCATTATACGTTAAGGATCCTTCATCTGTTATTGATAAAATAGTCAATGCGGGAGCGATAAGTTTAGGAGTTACACCTCCAGCATTAATAGACTACGTTGCAGGACCTAACCATATTTTACCAACTAATGGATGGGCTAAAGTAAGAGGTGGTATCACGATTTATGACTTCATTAAACCTATAATGTACGCCAATTTGCGTGATATAAATAGACAGTTACTAGACGCTTCCATAACTTTAGCTAATTATGAGGGATTTGTAACTCACGCTAAGAGTATAGGTGTAAGATATGAGTAG
- a CDS encoding metal-sulfur cluster assembly factor, with amino-acid sequence MSSQQQKVDKEEWKKKIIESLKDVYDPEIPVDIVNLGLIYDLKITDEGDVYLKLGLTAPGCPVVDDLIYTVEQVIKESVPAKSVEVDIDLETQWTPLKMTAEGREKFKQLYGYDIVEMWVQTYGLPADEQKS; translated from the coding sequence ATGAGTTCACAACAACAAAAAGTAGACAAGGAAGAATGGAAGAAAAAGATAATAGAATCTTTAAAGGACGTCTATGACCCGGAGATTCCAGTAGATATAGTGAATTTGGGACTTATTTATGATTTGAAGATAACAGATGAGGGAGATGTGTACCTAAAATTAGGTTTAACTGCCCCTGGTTGCCCGGTTGTAGATGATTTAATATATACTGTAGAGCAGGTAATAAAAGAAAGTGTTCCCGCCAAAAGTGTGGAAGTGGACATAGATTTAGAGACGCAATGGACACCATTAAAAATGACAGCTGAAGGGAGAGAGAAATTCAAACAACTATACGGTTATGATATAGTGGAGATGTGGGTACAAACTTATGGATTACCTGCTGATGAACAGAAGTCATAA
- the hisH gene encoding imidazole glycerol phosphate synthase subunit HisH has protein sequence MKALIINYGVGNLYSISSALNRIGFEVNISDKPGKDYDLIVFPGVGAFSAVSDFILRYKALFDDLRKSGVNFLGVCLGMQIMFEKGTEGKESTGLGWFKGIVDKIKADVKLPHIGWDLIFEVKSGCELTYGLDGNYVYYVHSYVAYPTSNDNVYMKSKYGIEYPALICDKNVVGTQFHPEKSSSTGKIFLENLRGWVKR, from the coding sequence ATGAAGGCACTTATAATTAATTATGGTGTTGGAAATCTATATAGCATCTCTTCTGCCCTAAATAGAATAGGGTTTGAGGTTAATATAAGCGATAAGCCTGGGAAGGATTATGATTTAATCGTATTTCCGGGTGTGGGTGCTTTCTCGGCAGTATCTGACTTTATTTTAAGATATAAGGCTTTATTCGATGATTTAAGAAAAAGTGGGGTAAACTTTCTAGGTGTCTGTTTAGGGATGCAAATAATGTTTGAAAAGGGAACTGAAGGAAAAGAAAGTACCGGGTTAGGTTGGTTTAAAGGGATAGTAGATAAGATTAAAGCAGATGTAAAACTACCTCATATAGGATGGGATCTTATTTTCGAAGTAAAAAGTGGTTGTGAACTAACTTATGGGTTAGATGGAAATTACGTTTATTATGTACATAGTTATGTTGCGTACCCAACAAGTAACGATAATGTTTACATGAAGAGCAAATATGGCATAGAATATCCAGCATTAATATGTGATAAAAATGTCGTAGGTACCCAGTTTCACCCTGAAAAAAGTTCTAGCACTGGTAAAATATTCTTAGAGAATCTTAGAGGGTGGGTTAAACGTTAA
- the hisF gene encoding imidazole glycerol phosphate synthase subunit HisF yields MTTRRIIACLDVKDGKVVKGVNFLNLQLKGDPVKLASIYEEEGADEIVFLDITATVEARKALYNVIRDTASVLSIPLTVGGGIRTIEDVSMALRSGADKVSINTAAVENKQIVKRAAEEFGSQAVVVAIDAKKVENRWIVFTKAGTHNTGLDAIAWAKEVQELGAGEILLTSIDRDGTRAGYDIELTKNIVDSVSIPVIASGGAGKMEHFYDVFSIANADAALAAGIFHDGIIKIKDLKLYLKQRGIEVRL; encoded by the coding sequence ATGACTACAAGAAGAATAATAGCGTGCCTAGATGTAAAAGACGGAAAAGTAGTTAAGGGTGTGAATTTCCTTAATCTTCAACTGAAAGGAGATCCAGTTAAATTGGCTAGCATATATGAGGAAGAGGGGGCTGACGAAATAGTATTTTTAGATATAACCGCAACAGTAGAGGCTAGAAAAGCGCTTTATAATGTTATAAGAGATACTGCGAGTGTGTTGTCTATTCCATTAACAGTTGGTGGTGGAATTAGGACCATAGAAGATGTTTCTATGGCACTACGCTCTGGTGCAGATAAGGTTAGTATAAATACAGCTGCTGTCGAAAATAAGCAAATAGTAAAACGAGCCGCAGAGGAATTTGGTTCACAAGCTGTTGTAGTTGCTATAGATGCAAAAAAGGTTGAAAATAGGTGGATAGTTTTCACTAAAGCAGGAACTCATAACACTGGATTAGATGCAATAGCATGGGCTAAGGAGGTTCAAGAACTTGGAGCGGGAGAGATATTACTAACTAGTATTGATAGAGATGGCACAAGAGCTGGATATGATATAGAACTTACAAAAAATATCGTAGATTCTGTTAGTATCCCTGTGATTGCCAGTGGGGGTGCTGGAAAGATGGAGCACTTCTATGATGTATTTTCAATTGCAAATGCAGATGCAGCATTAGCTGCAGGTATATTCCATGATGGTATAATCAAAATAAAAGATTTGAAGCTATATCTAAAGCAGAGAGGAATTGAGGTGAGACTTTGA
- the hisI gene encoding phosphoribosyl-AMP cyclohydrolase: protein MKKIVSSLNFRHEENTIIAVIQDYKTNEVLMVGNMNKEALIKTLTTGYLHLWSLSRKRLWLKGETSGHFQIIQEIKVDCDADAILLKVKSLGPICHTGNSTCFYRSYSDIINSKS from the coding sequence ATTAAAAAAATAGTCTCGTCATTAAATTTTAGGCATGAAGAAAATACCATAATAGCAGTAATCCAAGATTATAAAACAAATGAAGTATTAATGGTAGGAAACATGAACAAGGAGGCGTTAATCAAGACCCTAACCACTGGTTATCTTCATCTGTGGTCGTTGAGCAGAAAGAGGTTATGGTTAAAAGGAGAAACTAGTGGACATTTTCAAATTATTCAAGAAATAAAAGTAGATTGTGATGCTGATGCTATACTTCTTAAAGTTAAATCGTTAGGACCAATTTGCCATACTGGTAATTCTACGTGTTTTTACAGAAGCTACAGCGATATCATTAATAGTAAGAGTTAA
- the hisBd gene encoding imidazoleglycerol-phosphate dehydratase — translation MIRETKETRIEVFLDIDRKGEVKVSTPIPFFNHMLTTLLSYMNVTATIAATDKLPYDDHHVIEDVGITLGLAIKEALGDKRGIKRFSHQIIPMDDALILVAIDISGRGMAFVNLNLKRSNIGGMATENVSHFFQSFAYNSGITLHVNQLNGYNTHHIIEASFKALGLALYDATRIIDNEIRSTKGVI, via the coding sequence ATGATAAGAGAAACTAAAGAGACTAGAATAGAAGTATTTTTGGATATAGATAGAAAGGGAGAAGTGAAAGTATCCACCCCGATACCATTTTTTAATCATATGTTAACTACATTATTATCTTATATGAACGTTACAGCTACTATAGCTGCAACTGACAAATTACCGTATGATGATCATCATGTAATTGAAGATGTTGGGATAACGCTTGGATTAGCAATAAAAGAAGCATTGGGAGATAAGAGAGGGATAAAGAGGTTTTCACACCAAATAATACCAATGGACGATGCGTTAATATTAGTTGCCATAGATATTTCAGGTAGAGGAATGGCTTTCGTTAACCTTAATCTTAAGAGGAGTAATATTGGGGGAATGGCTACAGAGAACGTTTCGCATTTCTTTCAATCATTCGCATATAATAGTGGAATTACTTTGCATGTTAACCAACTAAATGGATACAATACGCACCATATTATAGAAGCTAGCTTTAAGGCCTTAGGTCTAGCGTTATATGATGCAACTAGGATAATCGATAATGAAATACGAAGTACGAAGGGAGTAATATGA
- the hisC gene encoding histidinol-phosphate transaminase, producing MAPTSLARNKIKSWLLNASEYDFSDIKEGVRLHLNESPFEPPQFIIEAVKNYLSKGNRYQHPELLERYRELTAEYAKVEPNNIYPSVGADGSLRAIFYNLIEPGDTVVVNYPSYSMYSVYSSVRGVKLMRINLKEDNDWWRENFDELLSKSKNAELVVIDDPNNPTGSPMLSAKKELISQLAENTKGFLVVDEAYYEFGGYTVAPLIYDYPNLLVVRTLSKAFSLASYRLGYLIANDEIVKALMKSSTPFDIPLPSLIAGITALENPSYVKNVVETIRRNREILYQGLKSLNLKVYKSITNFLLIKDDRDLQGILLKRGIAIRKLYDNFYRITVGTEEQCRLVIEKLGDELENSNPK from the coding sequence ATTGCACCAACCAGCTTAGCTAGAAATAAAATAAAATCTTGGTTATTAAATGCTAGTGAATACGATTTCTCAGACATTAAAGAGGGAGTAAGGCTCCATTTAAATGAATCCCCATTTGAACCGCCACAGTTTATTATAGAAGCAGTTAAAAATTACCTAAGCAAGGGAAATAGATACCAGCACCCAGAACTGTTAGAGAGATATAGAGAATTAACAGCAGAATACGCGAAAGTGGAACCGAATAATATTTACCCTTCAGTGGGAGCTGATGGATCGCTTAGAGCAATATTCTATAACTTAATTGAGCCGGGAGATACAGTAGTAGTAAATTATCCATCATATAGTATGTACTCAGTGTACTCATCAGTAAGAGGAGTAAAGTTAATGAGAATTAACCTGAAGGAAGATAATGATTGGTGGAGAGAGAATTTTGATGAATTACTTTCAAAATCTAAAAACGCCGAATTGGTAGTAATTGATGATCCTAATAATCCCACTGGTTCTCCCATGTTAAGTGCAAAAAAAGAGTTAATCTCGCAACTAGCAGAAAACACTAAGGGCTTCTTAGTTGTGGATGAAGCCTATTACGAGTTTGGCGGGTATACTGTCGCGCCACTAATTTACGATTATCCTAACTTGTTAGTAGTAAGAACTTTAAGTAAAGCGTTCTCATTAGCCTCTTATAGGCTTGGTTACCTAATAGCTAATGATGAAATAGTAAAAGCTTTAATGAAATCTTCAACGCCTTTTGATATACCCCTACCCTCACTTATTGCTGGAATAACTGCACTAGAGAATCCCTCTTATGTTAAAAATGTTGTGGAAACTATTAGAAGAAATAGAGAAATACTTTACCAAGGACTTAAGAGTCTTAATCTGAAGGTTTATAAGTCAATCACTAACTTCTTACTAATAAAAGATGATAGGGATTTGCAAGGAATACTACTCAAACGTGGTATTGCGATAAGGAAACTATATGATAACTTCTATAGGATAACCGTAGGAACTGAAGAACAATGTAGATTAGTTATAGAAAAGTTAGGTGATGAACTTGAAAATAGCAATCCCAAATAA